Part of the Flagellimonas eckloniae genome, TGAGAGTATACGGTGGATGGACCACCAAAGCACCCCCTTTTTTCCAATAAGCCCCTTAGAATTTTTTAGGGTTGTGGCAACAGAATAATCTTGACAGGGAAACCCCCCAACTAAAATGTCATGATCAGGAATTTCAGCTGTGGATACATTTTCTATGTTGATGTTGGAATGATTATTCCCACCAAATCGGGCCTCGTAAACCATGGAAGCATGTTGGGTTTTTGTGGAAGGCTCCCATTGATTACTCCAAACCACCTTAAAATGACCGGTGTTCTCTAAACCAAGTCTAAAACCACCAACCCCTGCAAAAAGTTCGCATACTTTAAGTTGTTGCATCTTCAAAAATAGAACTTAAAGCGATATCGTGATAAAAATTTTTCTACCCTAGCTGTGTCATTTCATGAAGAGAAAACTCCTCAACAGCACCTTCGGTGGCTTTCAAATATTCGGCCAAATGAGGATTATTCATATGTTTCTGCCCTAGTGTGTCTATTAGCTTTAGCAATTCTTTTTTACCAATGCTTCATATCCTTCTTTTGCCAATATTGTAGCGACTATTGTTAATTGATTTGTCTTTTTTTGAATGTTAGATTGTTTTTATTACTTGATTCAGCGCTCTTCTTGATTTTGGTTTTTTGCTGGGTTGATTGAAATCATTCTCATCTTTATAACCAATGGCAACAGCCATAAGAGTACTATAGCTTTTTTGATTTAAAATCATATCATAATTTTCAGGTTCAACACCTTCCATAGGAGTGGAATCGATTCCCATTTCCGCACAAGCACTTAAAAACATGCCCAAGGCCAAATAGACTTGTCGGTCAAACCAAGCCATGATTTGTTCTTCGGCATTTGGTTTTATAAATTCTTTATAATAATCAACAGCCCCTTTAGGCAAACCTTCTTCTATCTGTTGCTCAAACAAAGAGATGTCATTAATTCTGCTAAAAACTACAACAGTATTACAATCAAGCACCTTGTTTGTATTTAACCAAGACACTTTAGAAAGCCGTTCTTTGGTTTCCCTATCGGAAACAAAGGTAAATTTCCAAGGCTGGCTATTAATTGATGAAGGACTTAAACGTAGAATCTCCTTCAATTCTTCAATTTTTTTTGTTTCAATTTTTTTAGAACTATCATACTTCTTGGCAGTATAACGGTTTTGCATAGATTTTATAAAGCTCATAATTTCACTATAATTAGTATAGTTGCAAAACTAAGTATAGTAATTTATCTTTGCAATAGCGGTCGTAAAGGATAGTACTATTTTTAAAAGCCCATCGATTTTATGTATGAATTTAAGGGAAAAGAATATCCGTGTTGCACAAGTCTTACCATGGGAATTATTGGAGGAAAATGGAAAACGGTTATTCTATTTCATTTGATAAAGGGAACTCTTCGATATAATCAATTGAGAAAAGAAATGCCAACGGTTACTGAGCGAACCCTAAGCCTTCAACTAAAAACCCTGGAACATGATGGAATAATCCAAAGAAAGGTATATACCTCTAAACCACCTTTAAGGGTTGAATATTCCTTAACGAAATTTGGACAAACGCTCATCCCTGTTTTAAGTGCCATAGCTGACTGGGGGGATTTTGTGCTTCAGGATCAAGCCAAACACAATCAATGAGGATGTCTC contains:
- a CDS encoding nitroreductase family protein, producing MSFIKSMQNRYTAKKYDSSKKIETKKIEELKEILRLSPSSINSQPWKFTFVSDRETKERLSKVSWLNTNKVLDCNTVVVFSRINDISLFEQQIEEGLPKGAVDYYKEFIKPNAEEQIMAWFDRQVYLALGMFLSACAEMGIDSTPMEGVEPENYDMILNQKSYSTLMAVAIGYKDENDFNQPSKKPKSRRALNQVIKTI
- a CDS encoding winged helix-turn-helix transcriptional regulator; amino-acid sequence: MYEFKGKEYPCCTSLTMGIIGGKWKTVILFHLIKGTLRYNQLRKEMPTVTERTLSLQLKTLEHDGIIQRKVYTSKPPLRVEYSLTKFGQTLIPVLSAIADWGDFVLQDQAKHNQ